The sequence GCGAGGGTCCGTCCGCCGCACGCGCCTCCAGTCGCGCGCGCCCGGGTTCGCCACCCGACGCCGGCCCCACCACGGCGCGGCCGCGACGAATCGTCATCAGGGAAACGTCGTACCCCTCCGGTAGCCACGCCCGCCACGCATCAAACAGGTCGCCGATCACTCGGGAGGACGCCGATTCGCCGCCGCCTTCGTCCTTCAGCGCCTCCTCGACCCTTTCGGTCGGAAGCCCCGCGGCGAGATCACGGGCGGCCAGCTCGAGCCGCCGCCGGAACTCGTCGTGCATGACGCGCTCGGCCCAGCGCATCCACACCGCGGAGAGCACAACGGAGATGACCAGCAGCACCAGCACCGCGGCGGTGGTCCACCGAAAACGTCTCGACCACCGCGGAAGCGGGTGACTTTTCTTGCGGTGGTTAGCCGGGGATGGTGCAGAATCGGGCCCGGACTCCGCCATCGTCGACGCCCTCGCTCTGCGGCGAGCCTAGCGGGGAGCCCTCCGCTGTCAAGCGGCGGCTTCGGACGGCCCCCCGACCGGAGGCTGCAGATCGCGATCGAACTCGAGCCGAACCACCATCGGCTCGTTGGCCATCTCGTTGGCAGGCAGTTCCCGCAGCCGCAGGTATCCGCGCTGCTCCGCGTGATCGCTCGGCGCCATCTCCAGCGTCCAGCGCACCGGCGCGCCGGTGTTGAGCAGCGTCGCACGGATCGGCGCGAGCGCGAGGGGTTTAAGCTTGATCGCCTCGCCGACCGGATCACGATGTGCAATCACGTAGAGGGTCCGACCGCGCCGGGTCAGCAACACATTGCGGTTGGCAATCCACGCGGACACGTTCTCCGTACCGGTCCACGCCTCGCACACGCGCCGGTACCACTCGCCGAGGCGCCGCAGGATGCCGGCGGCACGTTCCGGAATGGTGCCGTCGGCCCGGGGACCGACGTTGAGCAGATAGTTTGCGCCGCGGGCGCAATAGGCAGCAATGCTGCGCATCAGATGGCGATCGGTGTAGTAGTCCTCCTCCTCGCGCCAGCCCCAGCTCTCCATGCCGACCGACTGGCACGCCTCGGTGGGGCGCTCGAACACGAGCGCCTCGGCGGCCGCGCGGTCGTACTCCCGCTCCGGCGTGCCAAAATCGCCCTCGTCAAAACCGCGGTTATTGATGATGATGCCGGGTTGCAACTCTCGGATCATCGCGTTGATGGAGGGATCGCGGTGCTGCGGGACGTTCATGTCCCACCAAAAGCCGTGGATGCGGCCGTACTCAGTACAGAGTTCCCGCACCTGCGCGCGAAGGAAGTCCAGATAGCGCGCCCAATCGGGCGTGTCGCCCGGTTGCGGTGGCAGCTCGTGGTGCCGGCCCTGGTTCGGATAGCAGGGATGGTTCCAGTCCGCAATGGAGTAGTAGAGGCAGAGGGGCACGCCGCGGCGGTGGCAGGCGTCCGCCAGCAGGCGCAACACGTCGCGACGGTACGGCGTGTTCATCGTATTGAACGGCGTCTGGCGCGTCGCCCACAGGCAGAATCCATCGTGGTGCTTCGTGGTGAAGCACAAGTAGCGCATGCCCGCGGCCTCCATCAGGTCCAGCCACGAATCCGGATCGAACCGGGTTGGATTCCACTGCTGCGCGAGCTTCACGTACTCCGCACGCGGCACGCGAGCGCGCCACTGCTCCTGCTCGTGGAAGCCGCGGATCGCATAGAGGCCCCAGTGGATGAACAGCCCGTAGCGCGCCTCGAAGAACCAGTCGCGGCCGTCGCCGAACCGCCGGGGTACCGAGCGCAACGTGCCGTCGGCGCCCGTTGCGGCACGCAAAACGCCCAGCGCCGCTGAACTAGCCAGAAATGCCCGCCGTCGCATGGTTCGCATCGTCCGGGTCCTCCTCGCTCCACGATACCGGGTGGGGGCATGCACCGCAACGCGGTGCTTGAGGACACCCTGCCCGGGCGACTATGATCTCAGGTCAGAGGGCCCGACATGAACGAGACCAGGCTGAACGAGTCCGGCGGTGGCCGACCGGTCGGCGGCCGCGCAATGCCACTGATCGCCGCCGCGGTGGCGCTGGCCGCCGGTGCGGC is a genomic window of Kiritimatiellia bacterium containing:
- a CDS encoding alpha-L-fucosidase translates to MRTMRRRAFLASSAALGVLRAATGADGTLRSVPRRFGDGRDWFFEARYGLFIHWGLYAIRGFHEQEQWRARVPRAEYVKLAQQWNPTRFDPDSWLDLMEAAGMRYLCFTTKHHDGFCLWATRQTPFNTMNTPYRRDVLRLLADACHRRGVPLCLYYSIADWNHPCYPNQGRHHELPPQPGDTPDWARYLDFLRAQVRELCTEYGRIHGFWWDMNVPQHRDPSINAMIRELQPGIIINNRGFDEGDFGTPEREYDRAAAEALVFERPTEACQSVGMESWGWREEEDYYTDRHLMRSIAAYCARGANYLLNVGPRADGTIPERAAGILRRLGEWYRRVCEAWTGTENVSAWIANRNVLLTRRGRTLYVIAHRDPVGEAIKLKPLALAPIRATLLNTGAPVRWTLEMAPSDHAEQRGYLRLRELPANEMANEPMVVRLEFDRDLQPPVGGPSEAAA